Part of the Mangifera indica cultivar Alphonso chromosome 4, CATAS_Mindica_2.1, whole genome shotgun sequence genome, tagCTTTGCACAATAAGTGCTTGTTTCACTATTACATGAAAACCTAGGTAGCTTTGTTGATTTCCTTTAAGAATGAAATGCATCTATTTACAACTGTGTCATGAACCATAGGCATGAAACAATGcagcataatttttttaaaggcaAGATGGCTTCTTCAAATGACCCTTACtatgttaatataaattatttcccCTAAGGGGAATATTAACAAGATGGTCCAATACCCAATGGAATCTAGTGCCCATACTTTCAACTCTTATGACTTAGAGAAGTCAGTAACCCTGTGTGCTATATACATGCATTTAACATTTCCTAAACTATAACACAATTCAAAATTCCACAGCACAAAGATATAATGTAACTGGTACTTACAATTCTCCCAAATTCATCTGTTCTTTCAATGCGAATATCCTTAAACCTATTATCAGTCTCTGCATTGTCATCAGCAATGCCAATAAGCTTGCTCTTTTTCTTGTCCATGTTCCTGCCACCCCAATCAATACTTTCTTTAAGGGTTCCACGGTCCTTGAGCAGCTTAAGTGCACCTGATAATCCTTTCCCAACTGCAACTTCATGAATGGTTTCATCTGGAACTATTTCCTCCTTATACTCATCAGCTAGCTTCTCATCTGCATCAGTCTCTTTAACCTCTGTCCACCCACCAGGttcatcttttatttcttcttcagaAGGTCTTGGGccttcatcttcatccatgAAAACATCTTCATGGTCAGGCTTATGAGCATCTGAAAGAGCCAAACCAATACAAATGTTACATGTTAGTGCAGCCAGAATCGAGTATCTTAAAGTCAAAgcaaaaaggcaaaaaaaaacaGAGGATCCAGAATGGAAATCATGAGCTGTAGTACAAAAAgtatattaaaacaaaactgTTTCTGGGGATGCTAATGGCGGTTGGCATCTGATTCACTGAACCAGGTATGTGAGAAACAGTCAAGTTAAGGGACAAAAGATTTACAATAAATCAGAACCTTTGATTTTAAGGTCGCCAATACTGGTAGGACAcagtgttaaaaaaaatatataataatacctTCATCAAGCTGGAGACCCCACACAAACTCTTCCATCTCAGTAAAGACAACTTTGTTTTCTTGTGACTCCCCACTAGTAGGGTTTTGATCCTCAACAACTTGATTGCTGGTAGTGGTGGTGGCAAGGAGTGCAATTGCTTGAGGACCAGATGCTGTCTCCTCTTTCTTTTTAAGAGCTAATTTTCTTGCTCTTTCTAAGGATTTATACAAATCCTCGTCATCATCAGCAATAACAGGATTTTCATCTTCCTCCAATTTAACAGGAAGAGTTTGTTCTAGTCTCAGTGATTTAGTTGCCTCATCTGCTTTGGCAAGAGCTGATTGGTATGCACTATTCCTCATTTCAGCCTCGGTTCTCTCTTGCTCCTCTCTGATTGCATGCCTTCTCCCGTCCTTCCGAGAACCAAGATCCCCAGCACCCAAACCTGCAGAGACTGCCTCTGCTTCAAGAGCATCTAAATCTAGCTTCTCTTTCTTCCTTATTGCTTTCCTTTTTTTAGGCTTCTTAAACTTAACCATTTCTTCATTAGTATAGTAGTCTGAAGAGACCTTTGCAGACAAGTTGAGATCTTCAAAGCGATTACTTGTTGAGACACCCTGTATCCTCTTTCGAAGCTGACAAGaggaaatggaaaagaaaacatCAATAAATAATGATCACATTCACCCTTAAATTGATCTTAAACAAACACAGGAAAACTGATTACCTCCTCTAGTTTCTTCTCTGCTGCACCAGTGAAATGTCCCCTTGCATCCAAAGTTACTCcctgtaaaaatatatattcagttAAAACAAAACCCACTTATTACAATGTATAGCATTTCTCTAAAAAGAAAACTTGATGCAAATGGctcaaaacaatgaaaaaacgGAGAGGAAGGAGGCTCTAACATCCTCGGCTTCTGGATCATCATACTGTGGAAGTATCGTCTTCTCTGAGCTGGGATCATCACTGAACCTAAAGGGCAGAAAACATCACAACAATTGAGCCACTTCTTGAACAAACTCTATGGAATAAAAAGAAGATTACAGCAATGCTCATCTTACTTATCATCATAGATTCCCGTTTTCTTCTTTGCGGCCTTGTAAGCCTCATTTCGCCGCTTCTGctctccaatttcaacattttcGAGCATATCCATTTCTGTGACATCAGACCAAAAACTTCTGTTACACAAAAATCTTATGTCATCTAAGCGCAACTAGGCCTGTAAAATACAAATGCAACAACAAACCAGGTTTACCTTCATTAATGTCACCAGAAGAAAGTATATTCTGATCCTTAAGAGTCAAAACAACAGCTCCACCTTCCATCACTTTATCAAGACCATGAAGAACTTTAATTCCAGCTAGATGATCTGTTAACAGGAGTCCCAAAAAAAATGTGAGATCTAAATGCCCTTATTTATCTGAATCACAACGACTCAATAGCATAAGGACAGCTAATTATAATAGGAAATGTTATTAAACCATACCAGTATTCTGATGCTCTGCTTCCTCATCTTCACCTTCTCCTTGTACAATATTGTCCTATGAAATTTACAGCATAGAATTGATTATTAGCATCATATGATTATAAACATCTCTTTGACACATGATGTAATGGAACACATAGAACAGCATATAACCTGCTCCTCAAACATCTTGGAAAACTGCAAGGCTTTCTCTTTTTCAGAGTTCTTTTTCTCCTCTAGCTTTCGGCTCCTATTAACCCAAGCTAAAACTTCAGAAGCACCTTCAGACTTTTTCTTTACTCTTTCTTCTTTCAACCtgagaaatgataaaaatgtaaaGATAAACATTGTTCATATAACATCCAACACTGACATTGAAACAAATATTCGAAACTTCATTGAAGATTAAGAATTGATAAATGCTATAGGATATATCGCACCAGGCAGAAATGAAAAGCAGCAATGTCCTACtaaatttatatgaaagaaCAATGTCCATCGtttacaaaactaaaaattctacCATTAATTTCAGGAAACTCTAGAAATCTCTAAAGAATTGATAAATCCTATAGGATATATCACACCagtgagaaatgaaaaaaatcagcAATTTCTAcgaaatttatatgaaagaaCAATGCATTCTCCAACAATGTCGATCATCTACAAAACCAAAATTCTACCACTATAATCAGGAAACTTTAGAAATCTCTAAGGAAACGAGaatgatatatgatacaacacCAAATACAACTTCCAATTACTAATAGGAAGATACTTAAGACTTATAGACTCAAtcgaattcaaaattaaatggtCAATATATTcttgtgataaaaatttcatgtTTTGGAATCATGGATCTACACCTGGCAACATCAGTCAATCTCCCTTGATCTCAAGCagaaacacacacatacataaatATTGGATTTCAAGGCACTCTTCTTCAATGAACGGGCTAGCCTTTGAGCAGTTTTTATGTTCTTAGTGTTGGTTGGCCCAGCCCCCCAAAAAGGGGGTCTTACTATTTGTTATTGGGCTAGGAAAACAGAGATAATAACATTATTGTTTTGCAGATTAAGTGATAGCCTGAATCTtcattacataaaataaattgcAAATAGATGAACACTTGCTTactggaattttttttaaaaattcaccaTGTCAGACATGATATTTCTAACAATCACTATCCTAATTCTCATAGGAGTCACCACTAAATCTTATACATCAGAACTCCAATAACCATACTGATCTATCAATCAAAAgacaataaatatattcatcATCTTTTTAAATAACCGAATTAAACTACTCAGCAGAAAATTGTCAAATAGAATATGCAAAGAAAATAGTCAAGATAAACACATCTCTTCATAATAGAATATGGAAGTTTCTggattagttttataaattttggggaaaaaatttattcttgGAGTGTTGCTACTTTACAGgacctcttttctttttttaatttttgggtgGATTCTAGACTGGAGCTGCTCATTATATTTTAGCAATGTAGAAGTAACTTTTCCAGTCTGTTCCTGGTTTTTGCAGCTATTCAAATATATAGGTAATCACATATCATTCATTACATGCCTTTcattgtcattaaaaaaaaaagatggggGGTTGGGGGCTGGTTAGGGTTTAGATCCACAAACTCATGGCATATTTATCATGCATAAACCTTCTACAAACAAACCTAACATGCACACTTTGATTTATGACACAGAAAGaatgaacaaataaaaattcactTACTTCAAAATGCGCTCCTCAAGCTCCAATGATGACGTGTGTCCTGTAGCTGAAGCATCCTCATCATCTTGTTCACCCTTGTCTTCAAAAGAAACCTTTCCTTGCTTGTTAGTATCCCTATCCCTATTATCTTCATAATCCAATTTGAGCTTATTGCTACTGTTCCTACCATAATGTTCTTCACGTCCCTTCTTGCTcgttctctctctttctcttgacTTGTCTTTGTCTATATCCATCTCCCTtcccttttctttgcttttgtcCACTTTTTCTCTGTCCTTATCCTTCTCACTTTCCCTCTCCTTCTCTCTATCCTTATGTTTCTCCCTACCTTTCTCCCTTTCCTTCTCCTTGGCCCTTTCTCTGTCCTTTTCCCTGTCCCTACTCTTCTCCTTTCCCCTCTCCTTCTCAATTTCCCTATCTCTCTCTGGTTCCTTTTCCTTATATTTGTCCTTCCTATCCTTCTCCCTCTCCCTATGCTTTTCTCTGTCTTTGATTCTCTCCTTGTCACGCTCATCTCTCTCCTCCTTCCTCCTTTCCTTCAGAACTTTTTCCAAATCTTTTCTGTCTTTATTTCGATGATCCCTGTCTTCACCTCGGCTGCTACTCTTGTTCCTATCCTTGCTCCGATGCTCACTGGACTTTTCATTCCCATTTTGGTCCACACTATCGTCATATGCCCCTTCCTCCCTGTGTTCTCTCACTGGAGATTCATCTCGATCGTATCGATCCATGTACACAAGACAATTTAAGCTTTTTGACAAAATTCACACTGCATGACAAAAAAAGAGTAATGCAATTGTAAAGCACCATCAAGTAATTTAATCACCAAAAGTGATGTAAAAGCGattcaaaataacaataaagcCGATCAAATTGCAATAACagtgacaaaaaaataattaaaacccCTGAATTACAGATCACAATCTGCAACAGCTATTCATTTCACACTTCCCTCAGAAACCAAGTAGCCAGTAAAACTGGtttataaaaaaacatgttGCCAACATAATTATAAGAGACCAAAACGGTTGTGTTTCATTCTAGAATCCTATAAGTAATACTAGCAATTAGGCTTGATTTGCTTTTATATCAGTTGTTGTGTAACAAtttggagagagagaaaattggAGGAGAGATAGAATGAAATTGAGGTGTGCCGCACGCCTGTGTTGCACTCGGAATATTCAGGTTTTAAAAGTGTGGATCATTTTTAATGATGCAGGGGGAATGAATGAAATGGAATCTACAAACTGAGAACCAAGTGAAAAACCACCATTGGGAGAATCAGAAATGTCAGGTCTTGTCTTTAGTACTTAGGATTTCTACTTTTCCACTCACAAGTTAAAAACTAGAAACCCTATCAGTGAAGTAAATCCTCTCTCATTTtgtttctatttaatttaattcaatctttaatgtaattttatcaaACGGCACAACAATACACCATTGATATAGACTGACAGCACAACAAAATTTCACAAGTCAATCCAAATTCGCTTCGTGCACGATAAAACACTGTCATAACTACGTGGGATTAGTTATCGAAATATATTGCAACtcaaaaaccaagaaaaaatggaaaaagaagaaaaatagagaGATTTGGATCAGCGAAACGAACCTTAAAATGGAAAAGCGAGTTCGCCGTCACGTTTTGGCGGACAAATATTGCTTCTCCGGCGACTCGAATCCTTAACTGTGACAGCCGGAAGAGACTAGTACCGCAAAGAAGGAGTATTTTAGAAGAAATTTTGTTTGCGAATTGAAAGAAGCATTTGTCCCCATTTCAAACCTCCGTTAAGGAATAATCAACGACGTAGGGGTAGAATGGGCATTGTACAAACAATAGATTAATCAGatcacaaaaaatttataaaagcaaTATTCAAAACGTCGCCGTCTGTGGGGATCGAACCCACGACCACGTGGTTAAAAGCCACGCGCTCTACCACTGAGCTAAGACGGCTTTCTTAGCTGGggagatttttaatatttttcagtAAATATGAGGCACTTATCCTTAGGGCCTCTAAAATGCCCTTagttaaagttgaaaaatatttctcaaaacACAGGGTGCACTCTCTTCCATCTCTCGCTATTTACGTGTCCGTGACTTCATGGTTCCGCCGTCGCGGTTGCTCTCCGATGCCACCTTCCTGCACCGCCTCCACCAACTCCGCACATTTATCGACGCACGCGTTAAATGGGTACGTGACCCCTACCTCGACACCGTTGTCTCTAAAGAGAAAGACCTCAAGCAAATCATTTCCCTCAAAAACCAAATCCTCTCGTCATCTCTCcctctctccactctctcaacTTTCCCCGTCAAATTCTTCCTAAAATATCCTACTTTTTTCCGAATATTCCAACCCTCGCCCTCCTTCCCGCTCCACATCAAGCTCACCCCTCAATCTCTGACTCTGCACAAAGAAGAGTCCGCCATTCACAGCTTGCCATGTCACCGTGATGACGCCGTTAAACGGTTGGCGAAGTTGCTGATGCTGGCTAATGCTAGGAAGCTGCCGTTGCATGTTGTGGACAAGTTCAAATATGACCTCGGTTTGCCTCATAATAACATTAAGTCCCTGCTTGCTGATTATCCAGAGTATTTTCAGGTTTGtgagttagttttttaaaattgattagttctaaattaatttaaactgtCATTCTAGGTTATAATTTTATACCCAATATCATATTTTGCCTGAAaattttccggccattcgatTACGTCTTCCAGCAGCCAGATTCTGGTAACTGGAAACTTTGGCAGTTAAcagagttgaaaatttttcaaagaggCAAATTCCAGGTTgatgtttatcattttaagaaatttagtttatcaaaaattttcagAGTTAGATATAAGTTGTAAATTTTAAACTGTTCTATTCCATGCATTTATCTGAAGTTAAATGGCAATATGAAAAGATaaacaacagaaaaaataaattgccTGCTTAGATTGAAGATGAAGGTGCCAAAAACGATTATATTTTTAAGTTGATGTTGGTTAGTGCAGATATGATGTTGCTTGTTAATAATGTTATCTGTTTACTACAACTCCTTTGTTTATGTATCATGAGTTTTGATTATGCTTTCATGGTAAACTGGACCAGTTTTATGGACTACTTGACTACTTGTAAATACAGTTTGCGACTAGCTTATAGGTGGCAAATTTTAGTTGGGAAATTTGTGATGGAGGGAATGCAattgtttcataatttttataaataattcttGATTACTAAgttgattttgataattatagATATGATTTTGCATGTTATCAATATAATGTTATGGTTTAagaacttgtttatatataaagttttcactATAAATTTCTTTTGGACCTGATCCATGGTCTACTTACCAGTATGTAAATTGCATTATCTAATTGGAAAGGTTGAGAGTAAGGCTATACACTTGTTTATATAATTGCATTGTTCGGCTATTTGTAAGGCTCAATAGTGATAAGTTTAGCCTAAggtttctaattaaaaattgcCATTAAATGAAGCCAGCTTTCATGATTGGGCTCCAAGTACTTTGTTTGTTGGTCAAATAGAATTCTGCTtcttaataaaatgacatattgGTAACTTGctgttcatatttataatatttagtgTCAAATTGGTAACCAAAAGAATATTCCACTTTAGTAACATTAAACTGATGACTAATGAATATTGTTGTTTTATGAAAACAGCATATAATtggtaaaaatattacttttttcacATTCAAGCTGGCTAGTATTATATATGGATTTGCCCCATAGGGCTTCCCCCCCTTTAGACTAAAATCTTGGAAGTGTCACCCCAAAAATCTTTCTATTACTAATGTTATTGCCCAAAGAAGCCTGCTAAAGTTTTGAGTCATTGATGGAGTTTCATCAATTTTCAAGtttctccattttttttcaGTTGTGTTGTGGGAACACCAATGTTTTTAGCAAAGTTTTAACAGGTTTGTGTAAGTTGTAGAATGCCCAATAATAAATGAACTTCAGTCATATTTCTGTAACTTTCctcaattaataaatttcagTCATGGAAAaatgtaaattgaataaaaGGCTATTACAAAATGTTTATTATAACTTTCTGGGTGATTATTTTCAGGTATGTGAAATCACAGATCCTGTTACTAACAAAGAAACACTGGCATTGGAGTTAGTTTCTTGGAGAAAAGAACTTGCAGTATCTGAAATGGAAAGAAAAGTGTGTAATGGTGATATTTCAAATCTAAGAAAAGGAAGGTGCATAGAGTTTCCAATGAATTTCCCTCGAGGGTTTGACTTggaaaaaaaggttaaaaattgGGTCGAAAAATGGCAAGAGCTGCCTTATGTTTCACCTTATGAAGATGCATTCCATTTAGCTCCGAGAAGTGACCTGGCAGAGAAATATACTGTTGCTGTGCTTCATGAGTTGTTATGGCTTTTGGTGTCAAAGAAGACAGAGAGAGATAATGTGTTTTGTTTGGGAGATTATTTGGGGTTTGGTGATAGGTTTAAGAAGGCTTTGGTGCATCATCCGGGGATCTTTTATGTGTCTAATAAGATTAGGACACAAACTGTGGTGATTAGGGAGGCTTATAAGAAGGATTTTTTGGTACAGAAGCATCCGTTGATGGGGATGCGGCATAGGTACATTCATCTCATGAATAAATCAAAGGATAGAAGTAAACAAGTTCGTGTCCCATCTTTGGGTTCAACAGGAAAAAGAAAGGTTAgagagaaaatgacaaaagaggATGATAAATGTGGTTCAGGAGAAGAAGAGGATTCCAATGAATCTTCTGATTCAGAGTTCCAGGATTTTGATAGTCAAGAAACTGTGAAGATGGAGACCTGATAAGTAGAGGATAAAgctttgaaaatttaacttgAGAACCTGAGATATATGCTTTAGAAAGCTCAAGAAAAGGTACACTTGTCAAAATCTATGCAACTTATCTAAGAAAAATGGAATGCAAGAGGCATTAATCATATGGCTTATGAAATTCATCAAACTTAGAAAGCGTTAGCCCAAAAAAAGGTAGCTCCAATCAATGGAAGGAGCTCAACCTAGTAATGTTTATCCGACATAGGATGAAATATCTGGACATTCATGGATATTGGATGATGACATCTATTGGAGGAGGGAGGATCAGTTTGTCTAGCAATGCAGAGTATGACAGTGGATTGAAGATAATCTGCGGTAGCTTCTGTTGTGCAGGGATAATGACATGCACTTACATTATGTTCGAGTATGGATGGTGATTTTCTTGCTCTTTTCTGCATATAATTGTTACAGTTTGGCAAAAGTATATGAATTGAACGTCATTTTGCAATGCCTCTGTCTGCATATATTGTTATTCTTATTTCTAGTTTTGCGATGTGATAAGCTGATCATGTCTGCAGTTTATAAATTAGCCCTGATTTTGTAgtattatttctatatattttgtgATGATGCTCTTGAGTATATCTCCTAGGTAGATCCACTGCACTTCATGTACTCTCATTCCCTTATGATGAAACTATGTGGCCaagcataaaaataaatgtatattgGCTGCTACCTAAAATTCTGCATTCAATATGAATTCTCCAATCAAGGGGTTATGTTTTTGTCTAGAATTCATCCTAATAATCTTGTCTTACTGTTTGAACCTTCAtggtgtacatatatatatatatatatgtacatatgtatgtatatattttttttcaatttaaatgaaataattgtTCTTTTTTGGTACATCCCTGACACTGTCAGATTGGTGTATCGAGGAATAAACTATTGCTTCAATGGGTCATGAATTTTGAGGTCTCAAAAACTGGACGGGTGATTCTACTTGCTATTACTGTTACTATGCCCGAGTGTAAACTGTAAAGTGCATCATTTACTAAGAATATTTGTGGGATTTACTGGTTGTACGGGATCTGATATCCGGCTGAGCATTTGATCCAACTTTGGTTCTTTTATGTGCAGAAAAGTCTTGGAAGAAATGTTTTTACTTCAGTTTCTTTCTTTAGCGTTTGAACTCCAGCTACTGGGTTGGAAAATTGTATGCCTCCTTACACTTCAGTTCtcttgtgttttattttatcttctctGTTGGCCTGAGATTTAGTATCACTCTGAGAAGTAGTGGACCATCAAATTtagctttaatttttaacattgcCAACAATCTTAATTATCAGTCTTTATTTATCTAATGGACATAAACACGTGTCAATAAAGAGGGCTCCTGAACATTTTCCAGTTAATAACatgatttgacaaaatttttgataaatcttttctggattaaataattttctgtTAATTACCTAGCTGTTTACTTGCATATTCTTAGTGTGCCTAGCAGTATGTTTGTAGCTCTGATTTATATTGTTTAGAAGTAGATCTTGTCTTGTATATGTGTAATGTCCAATTGGATAGAcctaaatatcattaaaaaagagaggagaaaactcaatatttattaatattcaaattgatttcgTTTACTAAAGAAACTTATAGTAGTTTGCTGTGAGACAACTCACAGATCAATTGGAGCATATAAATCACCTATTAACCTAATGAGTTGTCTTAACCTATGCCCTAATGATACACATTAAGATCATTAATGAACagaaaaattgactttttcaactatccatcaaaaaaatattttataacattttttaatgaatcaaaattacCAATTTTTTGTCCATTAGTGATCTGACGGTGTCTTTATGCTAAGTCAATTCTATATTTATTGTGTTTTCGACCGACCTTTAGACCAAGCtgtataaaatgaaaaaaaaacattgaaataGTGTAAGTAGCTTAAATGATCTCATCCCCCAAATTAATCACAAACTCATGGCTCTTTATTCTTATGTTGCTTTCAGAACTGTAATTTTACATACTTTTATGTTGTACTCTTAACTTATTGAATAGTTAATGTTCTAATTGGTTGcatgttaaaataaatttcttgattttgtttataaatgaaatattcacaattatttaaaaattgaaagctgaattttaagttaatttcaaTTGAGTTCTTAGTAAAGTTTGAGGtgttctttgtttattttacaaTAGAATATAGGTTGTCACGTATAGTCCAAACAAGTACAACAGCAAACAGAGATAGTACAAATTATACTCTATTCCTATTAAAAGGTGGCTCAATCTTACTTCTGAAATGTAGCCTTAATATTTCGGTTTCCTTGAAGAGGCCCAAACTGAcctcaaattcttaatttaggGAGATGTGAATCTGCCTGTCCAACAGATTTCTTGAGCGTTTGAGTTTATTTATGGCATGAAACAACCTGAATAGGTTAAAACAGAAAAGTGCATGGTAGACACCCCATTTTTTTGCCTTGAAAAAATTCCATTTAATCTtgttaaataaatatgcatGAGTGCCAAACTTCTTCGATTGTTGCCAGTGGCAATTCATGTATAATCTTTTTAgtagaaagaaattttttttcaaaatgttcTGGCTCTCAACTTTTTCTCTAGGAAGAAAGGAAAATGGGAAGTGATCGATGCCATTTGTGTATAAGATAATATTGATGCTGTTTGTgtataattattcaatattgATGCCATTTGTGTGAATAATTCAATATCGTGACATGCCATATGATCCAAagatttctcttttttatttatctgtttttctttttggcatCACAGAACTCATTGGTGGACTGGCATACTTAAAGTTCAAATGTACCATTGGTAGCCAGATGCAGAGGAGATTACTAAAGTATTTGGCTGGTAACATTACCAACCCTTGACAACTTTTAGATGGGCATACTCTATATGATTCTTTTAATGTTAATCGAATGGTTGTCACAGACTGTTAATAATATCAATCGGGTACTTCAGTGAGATAAAAGGGATATTTCCAATACTTCAGTAAGAACAAATAGATGTTTTAAAAGGAGTAAGGTGTTGCCTATGCAAGTAATTTAATTATGGAGTGACAACTTGTGGCATGATATGCTCAAGTGTGAAGTTTTATGATGCCTTGTGATGCCAAATGTTTGTCTCAATAATTATTGGTAGAGATGCATTTTGGTTTGACcattaattcttttattcttGAAGACGCCATTGAACAAATGTGTGAACATATTCTCTGGTTCATATTTTATTAGGTATGATGGTCATTTTTGTGGGGCTGCCTTTGTTCTTGCTTTTTCGCcatgatttcaaattatttgtcATAAAATTGGGTGGAAAAATTGACAACAATTAGCCAAGTTCCCATTCGTTACCTTTTCTCCTTAATGTGTTTTCGCAACTATTTTGTGTTTTGGGTAAGTTCATAGGGGTCGATCAACACTCcatgatatttataaaacaaattcaacAGCTTTAAAGGGAGTAGATGCTGAGTCATAAAGACCATCTGGTTGAGTTCAGCTGACAGTCTGATTCTGATATGAGTCAAGTCACGTCAGCTCTGTCTTTCTCTGTCCTCTATTATTGCTTATCAACATCTCATTCCAATTTGATAAGTAATTTCAACCATCGTTTCATTTCATGTAGGACGTccactttctcttcttcttctcttatcaCTATTGCAACGCAGCTCTCGTTGGGTTTGCATgttttcatttctctctcttctgtAAGGTTCCTTTATAGTTGTCCGCCACGCAGTGGTCGCAGCCGGTAGCAGGGGCCAGCACGTGATTATCCTGCTCATCATGCCCCCTTAATTTATGGAAGCTTACTTGCACGCTTTTCACATGCCCTCCTGTTTTTACTTTACTGGAGGAAACAGAATCAAACCCACCCCACTAATatgtctaaaatattattattaacttgCTTAATCTTACAAAAAAGGTtccctattttttaaaatttagtgacGTGGCAATTGATTTGAAACGTTTTATATATGACTTATGATTTGTCATGTTTATAAGACATGAACATTTCACCCTACATTACGACGAAATTAATGCTTTCTTCTTTCACATGTGAAATCCCTCTCATTTGAAATCAATAACCACGTGTGAAATCTGAATTCTCCCTTCTCCCttcaacaaatatatatatatttatatatttaaaataaatataatttaattatttataaatacattgCATTTG contains:
- the LOC123214109 gene encoding SART-1 family protein DOT2; amino-acid sequence: MDRYDRDESPVREHREEGAYDDSVDQNGNEKSSEHRSKDRNKSSSRGEDRDHRNKDRKDLEKVLKERRKEERDERDKERIKDREKHREREKDRKDKYKEKEPERDREIEKERGKEKSRDREKDRERAKEKEREKGREKHKDREKERESEKDKDREKVDKSKEKGREMDIDKDKSRERERTSKKGREEHYGRNSSNKLKLDYEDNRDRDTNKQGKVSFEDKGEQDDEDASATGHTSSLELEERILKLKEERVKKKSEGASEVLAWVNRSRKLEEKKNSEKEKALQFSKMFEEQDNIVQGEGEDEEAEHQNTDHLAGIKVLHGLDKVMEGGAVVLTLKDQNILSSGDINEEMDMLENVEIGEQKRRNEAYKAAKKKTGIYDDKFSDDPSSEKTILPQYDDPEAEDGVTLDARGHFTGAAEKKLEELRKRIQGVSTSNRFEDLNLSAKVSSDYYTNEEMVKFKKPKKRKAIRKKEKLDLDALEAEAVSAGLGAGDLGSRKDGRRHAIREEQERTEAEMRNSAYQSALAKADEATKSLRLEQTLPVKLEEDENPVIADDDEDLYKSLERARKLALKKKEETASGPQAIALLATTTTSNQVVEDQNPTSGESQENKVVFTEMEEFVWGLQLDEDAHKPDHEDVFMDEDEGPRPSEEEIKDEPGGWTEVKETDADEKLADEYKEEIVPDETIHEVAVGKGLSGALKLLKDRGTLKESIDWGGRNMDKKKSKLIGIADDNAETDNRFKDIRIERTDEFGRIMTPKEAFRMISHKFHGKGPGKMKQEKRMKQYQEELKLKQMKNSDTPSLSVERMRETQARLQTPYLVLSGHVKPGQTSDPRSGFATVEKDLPGGLTPMLGNRKVEHFLGIKRKAELGNTDSPKKPKT
- the LOC123214966 gene encoding protein WHAT'S THIS FACTOR 9, mitochondrial, yielding MVPPSRLLSDATFLHRLHQLRTFIDARVKWVRDPYLDTVVSKEKDLKQIISLKNQILSSSLPLSTLSTFPVKFFLKYPTFFRIFQPSPSFPLHIKLTPQSLTLHKEESAIHSLPCHRDDAVKRLAKLLMLANARKLPLHVVDKFKYDLGLPHNNIKSLLADYPEYFQVCEITDPVTNKETLALELVSWRKELAVSEMERKVCNGDISNLRKGRCIEFPMNFPRGFDLEKKVKNWVEKWQELPYVSPYEDAFHLAPRSDLAEKYTVAVLHELLWLLVSKKTERDNVFCLGDYLGFGDRFKKALVHHPGIFYVSNKIRTQTVVIREAYKKDFLVQKHPLMGMRHRYIHLMNKSKDRSKQVRVPSLGSTGKRKVREKMTKEDDKCGSGEEEDSNESSDSEFQDFDSQETVKMET